A portion of the Streptomyces sp. YPW6 genome contains these proteins:
- a CDS encoding LysR family transcriptional regulator translates to MNEEPATGRPVELRHLRAFLAVADELNITRAAARLRLAQPAVSRTLAALERHLGVRLVDRSTHHLALTPDGVAFRDKAAAAVAAFDEALDSGRLRTWPLRLGHAWSAFGPYTTPLLRTWQERFPDTPLELLRIDDRTAGLTRGEVDAALLRGPVDAPGLVAEVLFTEVRVAAVTADGPLAGRASLRLADLADGPVVLNTVSGTTTVDLWPPHARPAATLTVGNTDDWLTAIAAGRGSGVSTASTVELHPHAGVAYVPLDDAPGVPVLLARRDAPGHPALPRLVALAREIIARGPAHHPPGRTPGEPPR, encoded by the coding sequence ATGAACGAGGAACCCGCCACCGGCCGCCCCGTGGAACTCCGGCACCTGCGGGCCTTCCTCGCGGTCGCCGACGAGCTCAACATCACACGCGCCGCCGCCCGCCTCCGGCTGGCCCAGCCCGCCGTGTCCCGCACCCTCGCCGCGCTGGAGCGGCACCTCGGGGTCCGGCTCGTGGACCGCTCCACCCACCACCTCGCCCTGACCCCCGACGGCGTCGCCTTCCGCGACAAGGCCGCCGCCGCGGTCGCCGCCTTCGACGAGGCGCTCGACTCCGGGCGGCTGCGCACCTGGCCGCTGCGGCTCGGCCACGCCTGGTCCGCGTTCGGGCCGTACACCACACCGCTGCTGCGGACCTGGCAGGAGCGGTTCCCGGACACCCCGCTGGAGCTGCTCCGGATCGACGACCGCACCGCCGGACTGACCCGGGGCGAGGTCGACGCGGCGCTGCTGCGCGGGCCGGTGGACGCGCCGGGGCTGGTCGCCGAGGTGCTGTTCACCGAGGTGCGGGTGGCGGCGGTGACGGCGGACGGGCCGCTCGCGGGGCGCGCCTCGCTCCGGCTCGCCGACCTCGCGGACGGCCCGGTCGTCCTCAACACCGTCTCCGGCACCACCACCGTGGACCTGTGGCCGCCGCACGCCCGCCCGGCCGCCACGCTCACCGTCGGCAACACCGACGACTGGCTCACCGCCATCGCCGCCGGGCGCGGCAGCGGGGTGTCCACCGCGTCGACCGTGGAGCTGCACCCGCACGCGGGGGTGGCCTACGTCCCGCTCGACGACGCCCCGGGCGTCCCGGTCCTCCTCGCCCGCCGCGACGCCCCCGGGCATCCGGCTCTGCCCCGCCTGGTGGCGCTGGCACGCGAGATCATCGCCCGGGGTCCGGCGCACCACCCCCCGGGGCGGACTCCGGGAGAGCCTCCGCGATGA
- a CDS encoding FAD-binding and (Fe-S)-binding domain-containing protein — MAEQHRPHTGPSPAASPAFIAALRSGVRGASDFGAAARALTTMDASNYRRVPLGVLAPRDADDIAAALTVCREYGVPVVPRGGGTSIAGQATGTGLVLDLTRHLRTILDVDPAARTAVVQPGVILDDLRAAAAPHGLTFGPDPSTHSRCTLGGMIGNNSCGAHSVAWGTTADNVRDLSVVRYGGQALRLERGSGAGPAGVDALVAGHLALLRTGYPDLPRRISGYALDALLPEHPGGPDPVRAFCGSEGTLGVVTEATVRLVEAPRARALAVLGYADESAAAEAAPGLLPYGPLTVEGMAADLVREPAGLLPRGAAWLFVETGGATAAEARAHAERVLRAADAVDGAVVTDPAGQRALWRIREDAAGTATRMPDGSEAWPGWEDCAVPPARLGAYLRDFRALLAEHGLRGTPYGHFGDGCIHVRIDFDLTTDAGVARFRRFSEETADLVVAHGGSLSGEHGDGQARAELLPRMYGDELVALFGRFKDLWDPDGGLNPGMLARPDRLDANLRFSVLPKRPVDVEFGYPQDGGDFAGAVRRCVGVAKCRTQEASGAGVMCPSFRATGEEAHSTRGRARLLHEMLAGEVITDGWRSTEVRDALDLCLSCKGCRSDCPVGVDMATYKAEFLHHHYRGRLRPAAHYAMGRLPQWLRLARPFARPLNALARLRPLAALAKRLAGIAPERTIPVLATETYSRWLRARRGTGTHIPSTDRVVHLWADTFTEHLSPQAGRAAVRVLEEATGRTVPPPPRGVCCGLTYVSTGQLDAARRVMRRTLDRLDLLPGQPLVVLEPSCAATLRTDLPELLPDDPRAAALASAVRTFAQYLEEYAPDWTPPRLDRPAAGQTHCHQHAVLGDAAERRLRERLGLTGELSGGCCGLAGNFGFEKGHWEVSVACAEERLLPAVRAAEPGTELLADGFSCRTQLDQLAGRRARHLAEVIAEALPESAPGGGAPDPGR, encoded by the coding sequence ATGGCCGAACAGCATCGACCGCATACCGGACCGTCTCCCGCGGCCTCCCCGGCGTTCATCGCCGCGCTCCGCTCCGGCGTGCGCGGCGCGAGCGACTTCGGGGCCGCCGCGCGGGCGTTGACCACGATGGACGCGTCCAACTACCGCCGCGTCCCCCTCGGCGTGCTCGCCCCGCGCGACGCCGACGACATCGCGGCCGCGCTGACGGTCTGCCGGGAGTACGGGGTGCCGGTCGTCCCGCGCGGCGGCGGCACGTCCATCGCCGGACAGGCCACCGGCACCGGACTCGTCCTCGATCTCACCCGCCACCTGCGGACGATCCTCGACGTGGACCCCGCCGCCCGCACCGCCGTCGTCCAGCCCGGCGTGATCCTCGACGACCTGCGCGCCGCCGCCGCGCCCCACGGCCTGACCTTCGGCCCCGACCCGTCCACCCACAGCCGCTGCACCCTCGGCGGAATGATCGGCAACAACTCCTGCGGCGCGCACTCGGTCGCCTGGGGCACGACGGCGGACAACGTGCGCGATCTGTCCGTGGTCCGGTACGGGGGGCAGGCGCTCCGCCTGGAGCGGGGGAGCGGCGCGGGCCCGGCGGGCGTCGACGCCCTCGTCGCCGGCCACCTCGCGCTCCTGCGCACCGGCTACCCCGACCTCCCGCGCCGCATCTCCGGGTACGCCCTCGACGCGCTGCTCCCCGAGCACCCCGGCGGCCCCGACCCGGTCCGGGCGTTCTGCGGCAGCGAGGGCACCCTCGGCGTCGTCACCGAGGCCACCGTGCGCCTGGTCGAGGCGCCGCGCGCCCGCGCCCTGGCCGTCCTCGGGTACGCCGACGAGTCCGCCGCCGCCGAGGCCGCCCCGGGCCTCCTCCCGTACGGGCCGCTCACCGTCGAGGGCATGGCCGCCGACCTGGTCCGCGAACCGGCCGGTCTGCTGCCGCGCGGGGCCGCCTGGCTCTTCGTCGAGACCGGCGGGGCCACCGCGGCCGAGGCCCGCGCGCACGCCGAACGCGTCCTGCGGGCCGCCGACGCGGTGGACGGGGCCGTCGTCACCGACCCGGCCGGGCAGCGGGCCCTGTGGCGGATCCGCGAGGACGCCGCCGGGACCGCGACCCGGATGCCCGACGGCAGTGAGGCCTGGCCGGGCTGGGAGGACTGCGCGGTCCCGCCCGCCCGGCTCGGCGCGTACCTCCGCGACTTCCGGGCCCTCCTCGCCGAGCACGGCCTGCGCGGCACCCCGTACGGCCACTTCGGCGACGGCTGCATCCACGTCCGCATCGACTTCGACCTGACGACCGACGCCGGGGTGGCCCGCTTCCGCCGGTTCTCCGAGGAGACCGCCGACCTCGTCGTCGCGCACGGCGGCTCCCTCAGCGGCGAGCACGGCGACGGGCAGGCGCGCGCCGAGCTGCTGCCCCGGATGTACGGGGACGAACTCGTCGCCCTCTTCGGCCGGTTCAAGGACCTGTGGGACCCGGACGGCGGCCTCAACCCGGGGATGCTGGCCCGCCCCGACCGCCTCGACGCGAACCTCCGCTTCTCCGTCCTGCCGAAACGGCCGGTGGACGTGGAGTTCGGCTACCCGCAGGACGGCGGGGACTTCGCGGGCGCGGTCCGCCGCTGCGTCGGCGTCGCCAAGTGCCGTACGCAGGAGGCGAGCGGCGCGGGCGTCATGTGCCCCTCCTTCCGCGCGACCGGCGAGGAGGCCCACTCGACCCGGGGCCGGGCCCGGCTCCTCCACGAGATGCTGGCGGGCGAGGTCATCACGGACGGCTGGCGCAGCACCGAGGTCCGGGACGCGCTCGACCTCTGCCTGTCCTGCAAGGGCTGCCGCAGCGACTGCCCGGTGGGCGTCGACATGGCCACGTACAAGGCGGAGTTCCTGCACCACCACTACCGGGGCCGCCTCCGCCCCGCCGCCCACTACGCGATGGGCCGCCTCCCGCAGTGGCTGCGCCTGGCGCGTCCCTTCGCCCGCCCGCTCAACGCCCTCGCCCGGCTGCGCCCGCTCGCCGCGCTCGCGAAACGGCTGGCGGGGATCGCGCCCGAGCGCACGATCCCGGTGCTGGCGACCGAGACGTACAGCCGGTGGCTGCGCGCCCGTCGGGGCACCGGGACGCACATCCCGTCGACGGACCGGGTGGTGCACCTCTGGGCCGACACCTTCACCGAGCACCTGTCCCCGCAGGCCGGCCGGGCGGCGGTGCGGGTGCTGGAGGAGGCGACGGGGCGTACGGTGCCGCCGCCCCCGCGCGGGGTGTGCTGCGGCCTCACGTACGTGTCGACCGGGCAGCTCGACGCGGCCCGCCGGGTGATGCGCCGCACCCTGGACCGGCTGGACCTCCTCCCCGGGCAACCGCTCGTCGTCCTGGAGCCGAGCTGCGCCGCGACCCTCCGCACCGATCTGCCCGAACTGCTCCCCGACGACCCGCGCGCCGCCGCACTGGCATCGGCCGTGCGGACGTTCGCGCAGTACCTGGAGGAGTACGCCCCCGACTGGACGCCGCCCCGGCTGGACCGCCCGGCCGCCGGCCAGACGCACTGCCACCAGCACGCGGTGCTCGGCGACGCGGCGGAGCGGCGGCTGCGCGAACGGCTGGGCCTGACCGGCGAACTGAGCGGCGGCTGCTGCGGGCTCGCCGGGAACTTCGGCTTCGAGAAGGGCCACTGGGAGGTGTCCGTCGCCTGCGCGGAGGAGCGGCTGCTCCCCGCCGTACGGGCGGCGGAACCCGGGACCGAACTCCTCGCGGACGGATTCTCCTGCCGTACGCAGCTCGACCAGCTGGCCGGACGCCGGGCCCGGCACCTCGCGGAGGTCATCGCGGAGGCTCTCCCGGAGTCCGCCCCGGGGGGTGGTGCGCCGGACCCCGGGCGATGA
- a CDS encoding sensor histidine kinase KdpD produces MRPSHRPTALALLISAAATGTLTLWAVAAAPDTVRTPLAWGAGAAAVLLSVCVAVTVHTLGTARTLRALRAADAQRFTSETSRLVSASAAEAQRFTAETARIKGAAAGETSRLVAEARAENERIAAAAAAEQARLQVSVDRLAARATRAETERSAAIAACANAAGRMQALSTSMLADLREMEHRHSDESVLGDLLHLDHRTAQAGRLADSIAVLTGARSGRRWAKPIVMESILRGAMGRIGSYQRVRLHSSSDVAIAGHAAEGVMHALAELLDNAANFSPPTAEVHVYVEEVPAGIVITVEDSGLVMSEVQLRRAERAVSADHQNLTNLSGTRLGLAVVGRLARKHGLTVSFRPSARGGTGALMMLPQELISRAVAPAPAAAAAPEPAATPTPTATAASAPVSPASPGDTAAAAGLPAEPEPAHASAAGTGPDDAFDAHRIPRTRTEDDASTRPTSAAEADSPAPPGSTAPSVDSASESTGSVPEFGESGLPKRRRGRTLAAAEARTGNAAPGGADTPRARTTDPKVQAARFSTFSKAVRATSPHPEGNTR; encoded by the coding sequence TTGCGCCCCTCACACCGGCCCACCGCACTCGCCCTGCTGATATCGGCAGCCGCTACCGGCACGCTGACCCTGTGGGCCGTCGCCGCGGCCCCTGACACGGTACGGACCCCGCTGGCCTGGGGCGCGGGCGCAGCCGCCGTGCTGCTGAGCGTCTGCGTGGCCGTCACCGTCCACACCCTGGGGACCGCGCGGACGCTGCGCGCCCTGCGGGCCGCCGACGCCCAGCGGTTCACCTCCGAGACCTCGCGCCTGGTCTCCGCCTCCGCCGCCGAGGCCCAGCGCTTCACGGCGGAGACCGCCCGGATCAAGGGCGCCGCCGCCGGCGAGACCAGCCGGCTCGTCGCCGAGGCCCGCGCCGAGAACGAGCGGATCGCCGCGGCCGCCGCCGCCGAACAGGCCCGCCTCCAGGTCAGCGTCGACCGCCTGGCGGCCCGTGCCACGCGCGCCGAGACGGAGCGCTCCGCCGCCATCGCCGCCTGCGCCAACGCGGCGGGCCGGATGCAGGCCCTGTCCACCAGCATGCTGGCCGACCTCCGCGAGATGGAGCACCGGCACTCCGACGAGTCCGTGCTCGGGGACCTGCTCCACCTGGACCACCGCACCGCCCAGGCGGGCCGCCTCGCCGACTCCATCGCCGTGCTGACCGGCGCCCGCTCCGGCCGGCGCTGGGCGAAGCCGATCGTCATGGAGTCGATCCTGCGCGGCGCGATGGGCCGGATCGGCAGCTACCAGCGGGTCCGTCTCCACTCCTCCAGCGATGTCGCCATCGCCGGTCACGCGGCCGAGGGCGTCATGCACGCGCTCGCCGAACTCCTCGACAACGCTGCCAACTTCTCGCCGCCCACCGCCGAGGTGCACGTGTACGTGGAGGAGGTCCCGGCGGGCATCGTCATCACCGTCGAGGACAGCGGGCTCGTCATGAGCGAGGTGCAGCTGCGCCGCGCGGAGCGGGCGGTCTCCGCCGACCACCAGAACCTCACCAACCTCTCCGGCACCCGACTCGGCCTCGCGGTCGTCGGCCGGCTGGCCCGCAAGCACGGCCTGACCGTCTCCTTCCGGCCCTCCGCCCGGGGCGGCACGGGCGCGCTGATGATGCTCCCCCAGGAGCTGATCTCCCGCGCGGTCGCACCGGCCCCGGCGGCAGCGGCAGCACCGGAACCGGCGGCAACGCCGACGCCGACCGCGACCGCTGCGAGCGCCCCGGTGTCCCCGGCGTCCCCCGGGGACACCGCTGCGGCCGCCGGGCTCCCCGCCGAGCCCGAGCCCGCGCACGCCTCCGCCGCCGGAACGGGCCCCGACGACGCCTTCGACGCGCACCGGATCCCGCGGACCCGCACCGAGGACGACGCCTCCACACGCCCGACCTCGGCGGCGGAAGCGGACTCCCCGGCTCCCCCTGGCTCCACGGCCCCCTCCGTGGACTCGGCCTCCGAGTCCACCGGCAGCGTGCCCGAGTTCGGCGAGAGCGGCCTGCCCAAGCGCCGCCGAGGCCGGACCCTGGCCGCCGCCGAAGCCCGTACCGGCAACGCCGCCCCCGGCGGAGCCGACACCCCCCGGGCCCGTACCACCGACCCGAAGGTCCAGGCAGCGCGCTTCAGCACCTTCAGCAAGGCGGTACGAGCCACCTCCCCGCACCCGGAAGGCAACACCCGATGA
- a CDS encoding roadblock/LC7 domain-containing protein — translation MTATTDEKLNWLLEGLLDRTPGTRHALVLSRDGLKLCRTPELSVDQADQLAAISAGIQSLSHGASIEFGDGTGGVRSAMAEFYGGVLFIVEAGAGAHLAVVADEDSDVGLVGHNMSELVEQLGEHLVAPPREPAEAPAV, via the coding sequence ATGACCGCGACCACCGACGAGAAGCTCAACTGGCTGCTGGAGGGGCTGCTCGACCGCACCCCCGGTACCCGCCACGCCCTCGTCCTGTCCCGCGACGGCCTCAAGCTGTGCCGCACCCCCGAGCTCTCCGTCGACCAGGCCGACCAGCTGGCCGCCATCTCCGCCGGGATCCAGAGCCTGTCGCACGGCGCGTCCATCGAGTTCGGCGACGGCACCGGCGGCGTACGGTCCGCGATGGCCGAGTTCTACGGCGGCGTGCTGTTCATCGTCGAGGCGGGGGCCGGGGCCCACCTGGCCGTCGTCGCCGACGAGGACTCCGACGTGGGCCTCGTCGGCCACAACATGAGCGAGCTCGTCGAGCAGCTCGGCGAGCACCTCGTCGCGCCGCCGCGCGAACCCGCCGAGGCCCCGGCCGTATGA
- a CDS encoding DUF742 domain-containing protein has protein sequence MTTAPRPRPGRDDDPDRLYTLTGGRSRSDSAAFDLVTLVVAECDPSPGMQSEHTAILRMCQGPTAVVEIAASLNLPVSIVRILLCDLLDTGRISARHPRTARVADRLPDPDILEQVLVGLRNL, from the coding sequence ATGACGACGGCGCCCCGCCCCCGACCGGGCCGCGACGACGATCCGGACCGGCTGTACACCCTCACCGGGGGCCGCAGCCGGTCCGACTCCGCAGCCTTCGACCTGGTGACGCTCGTCGTCGCCGAGTGCGACCCGTCCCCGGGGATGCAGTCCGAGCACACCGCGATCCTGCGGATGTGCCAGGGCCCCACCGCCGTCGTCGAGATCGCCGCGAGCCTGAACCTGCCGGTCAGCATCGTCCGCATCCTGCTCTGCGACCTGCTCGACACCGGCCGGATCAGCGCCCGCCACCCCCGTACAGCCCGTGTCGCGGACCGGCTCCCCGACCCCGACATCCTGGAACAGGTGCTCGTTGGACTCCGCAACCTCTGA
- a CDS encoding ATP/GTP-binding protein, which produces MDSATSDRATLSSTADNGLKIVVVGGFGVGKTTMVRSVSEIRPLNTEETMTRAGEAVDDLDGVHAKTSTTVAFDFGRISLDERSVLYLFGAPGQERFWFLWDRLFAGTLGAVVLVDTRRLADSWYAIDRLEHHGTPFIVACNDFGGPLHSEQQIREALDLADDVPLVECDARDRSSSKYVLITLVEHLAALSAARLHAPGTAATAAAAPAAALAAAGPTPESAP; this is translated from the coding sequence TTGGACTCCGCAACCTCTGACCGCGCCACCCTGAGCTCCACCGCCGACAACGGACTCAAGATCGTTGTCGTGGGCGGCTTCGGCGTCGGCAAGACCACCATGGTCCGATCCGTGAGCGAGATCCGTCCGCTCAACACGGAGGAGACCATGACCCGCGCGGGCGAGGCCGTCGACGACCTCGACGGCGTCCACGCCAAGACCTCCACCACGGTGGCGTTCGACTTCGGCCGCATCTCGCTCGACGAGCGCTCCGTGCTGTACCTCTTCGGCGCGCCCGGACAGGAACGCTTCTGGTTCCTGTGGGACCGGCTGTTCGCCGGAACCCTCGGCGCGGTCGTCCTCGTCGACACCCGCCGCCTCGCCGACTCCTGGTACGCCATCGACCGCCTGGAGCACCACGGCACGCCGTTCATCGTGGCGTGCAACGACTTCGGCGGCCCGCTCCACAGCGAGCAGCAGATCCGCGAGGCCCTGGACCTCGCGGACGACGTACCGCTGGTGGAGTGCGACGCGCGTGACCGGTCCTCCAGCAAGTACGTGCTGATCACGCTCGTCGAGCATCTCGCCGCGCTCTCCGCCGCCCGCCTCCACGCCCCCGGAACGGCCGCCACCGCGGCGGCCGCGCCCGCGGCGGCCCTGGCGGCGGCCGGCCCGACCCCGGAGTCCGCCCCGTGA
- a CDS encoding cytochrome P450: protein MTTASGCPVTHTSVPLSGPRFQSDPVQLYRDLRRDHGAIAPVVLDGGIPAWLVLGYRELHQVTGDPVLFSRDSDLWNQWDEIPDDWPLLPMIGRKQPSILYTVGERHSVRAMMISNALEGVDPFSLKRYAEEFADELIDRFCTKGSVDIIAEYAKLLPALVLAKIYGFSDEEAHPLVGAINDMIDGRERALAGQQHLGTSMFRLLADKHAEPGDDVATRMLDAPGGFTDEEVAQDLMVMMAAGHQPTADWMGNSLRLMLTDDRFAASLSGGRHSVAEAMNEVLWEDTPTQNVAGRWAARDTHLGGRHIRAGDLLLLGLAAANGDPQVRTDGSALTGGNNAFLSFGHGEHRCPFPAQETAEVIARTGIEVLLDRLPDVDLAVPAEQLTRRPSPWLRGLTDLPVLFTPTPALGGV, encoded by the coding sequence GTGACCACTGCCTCCGGCTGCCCCGTCACCCACACCTCCGTCCCGCTGTCCGGGCCCCGCTTCCAGAGCGACCCCGTCCAGCTCTACCGGGACCTGCGGCGCGACCACGGGGCGATCGCCCCGGTCGTCCTCGACGGCGGCATCCCCGCCTGGCTCGTCCTCGGCTACCGCGAACTGCACCAGGTCACCGGCGACCCGGTCCTCTTCAGCCGGGACTCCGACCTGTGGAACCAGTGGGACGAGATCCCCGACGACTGGCCGCTGCTGCCGATGATCGGGCGCAAGCAGCCCTCCATCCTCTACACGGTCGGCGAACGCCACAGCGTCCGCGCGATGATGATCAGCAACGCGCTGGAGGGCGTCGACCCGTTCTCGCTGAAGCGGTACGCGGAGGAGTTCGCCGACGAGCTGATCGACCGGTTCTGCACCAAGGGCTCGGTCGACATCATCGCGGAGTACGCCAAGCTGCTCCCCGCCCTGGTCCTGGCGAAGATCTACGGCTTCTCCGACGAGGAGGCCCACCCCCTGGTCGGCGCGATCAACGACATGATCGACGGCCGGGAGCGGGCGCTGGCCGGACAGCAGCACCTGGGCACCTCGATGTTCCGGCTCCTGGCGGACAAGCACGCCGAACCCGGCGACGACGTGGCCACCCGGATGCTCGACGCCCCCGGCGGCTTCACCGACGAGGAGGTCGCCCAGGACCTCATGGTGATGATGGCGGCCGGCCACCAGCCGACCGCCGACTGGATGGGCAACTCGCTGCGCCTCATGCTGACCGACGACCGGTTCGCCGCCTCGCTCTCCGGCGGCCGGCACAGCGTCGCCGAGGCCATGAACGAGGTCCTCTGGGAGGACACCCCGACGCAGAACGTGGCCGGCCGCTGGGCCGCCCGCGACACCCACCTCGGCGGCCGGCACATCCGCGCCGGCGACCTGCTGCTCCTCGGCCTCGCCGCCGCCAACGGCGACCCGCAGGTGCGCACCGACGGCTCGGCGCTGACCGGCGGCAACAACGCCTTCCTCTCCTTCGGCCACGGCGAGCACCGCTGCCCGTTCCCGGCCCAGGAGACCGCCGAGGTCATCGCCCGTACCGGTATCGAGGTCCTGCTCGACCGGCTGCCGGACGTGGACCTCGCCGTCCCCGCCGAGCAGCTCACCCGCCGCCCGTCGCCGTGGCTGCGCGGTCTGACGGACCTGCCGGTGCTCTTCACTCCCACCCCTGCCCTCGGGGGTGTCTGA
- a CDS encoding cytochrome P450 → MTRIALDPFVRDLDGESAALRAAGPLAEVELPGGVHVYAVTRHAEARALLTDSRVVKDINVWNAWRRGEIPMDWPLIGLVNPGRSMLTVDGADHRRLRTLVAQALTVKRVERLRAGIEALTNASLEKLAALPAGQPVDLKAEFAYPLPMNVISELMGVDAADHPRLKELFEKFFSTQTPPEEVPQMMADLAKLFTKIVDDKRANPGDDLTSALIAASENGDHLTDEEIVNTLQLIIAAGHETTISLIVNVVEALQTHPEQRRKVLDGEIGWEGVIEETLRWNTPTSHVLIRFATEDIEVGDRILPKGEGLVISFGALGRDEEQYGPTAGDFDAARTPNRHIAFGHGPHVCPGAALSRLEAGIALPALYERFPELDLAVPASELRNKPIVTQNDLHELPVKLGCPFGGDA, encoded by the coding sequence ATGACCCGTATCGCGCTCGACCCCTTCGTCAGAGACCTCGACGGCGAGAGCGCCGCGCTGCGGGCCGCCGGTCCGCTGGCGGAGGTGGAGCTGCCGGGCGGGGTGCACGTCTACGCGGTCACCCGCCACGCGGAGGCCCGCGCGCTGCTCACCGACAGCCGGGTGGTCAAGGACATCAACGTCTGGAACGCCTGGCGGCGCGGCGAGATACCGATGGACTGGCCGCTGATCGGCCTGGTCAACCCGGGCCGTTCGATGCTGACGGTCGACGGGGCCGACCACCGCCGGCTCCGTACGCTGGTGGCGCAGGCGCTCACGGTGAAGCGGGTGGAGCGGCTGCGGGCGGGCATCGAGGCCCTGACGAACGCGAGCCTGGAGAAGCTGGCGGCCCTCCCCGCCGGGCAGCCGGTGGACCTGAAGGCGGAGTTCGCCTACCCCCTCCCCATGAACGTCATCAGCGAGCTGATGGGCGTGGACGCGGCGGACCACCCGCGGCTGAAGGAGCTGTTCGAGAAGTTCTTCTCGACGCAGACCCCGCCGGAGGAGGTCCCGCAGATGATGGCGGACCTGGCGAAGCTCTTCACGAAGATCGTCGACGACAAGCGGGCGAACCCGGGCGACGACCTCACCAGCGCGCTGATCGCGGCCTCGGAGAACGGCGACCACCTCACCGACGAGGAGATCGTCAACACGCTGCAACTGATCATCGCCGCCGGACACGAGACCACGATCAGCCTGATCGTCAACGTGGTGGAAGCCCTCCAGACCCACCCCGAGCAGCGCAGGAAGGTGCTCGACGGCGAGATCGGCTGGGAGGGCGTGATCGAGGAGACCCTGCGCTGGAACACCCCGACCTCGCACGTCCTGATCCGCTTCGCGACGGAGGACATCGAGGTCGGCGACAGGATCCTCCCGAAGGGCGAGGGCCTGGTCATCTCGTTCGGCGCACTGGGCCGGGACGAGGAGCAGTACGGCCCGACGGCGGGCGACTTCGACGCCGCCCGCACCCCGAACCGCCACATCGCCTTCGGGCACGGCCCGCACGTCTGTCCCGGCGCGGCGCTGTCCCGCCTGGAAGCGGGCATCGCGCTCCCGGCCCTCTACGAGAGGTTCCCGGAACTGGACCTGGCGGTCCCGGCGTCCGAACTGCGCAACAAGCCGATCGTGACGCAGAACGACCTGCACGAACTGCCGGTGAAGCTGGGCTGCCCGTTCGGCGGCGACGCCTGA
- the serC gene encoding phosphoserine transaminase has translation MADIQIPADIKPADGRFGAGPSKVRTEALDALAATGTSLLGTSHRQAPVKNLVGEVRDGVRALFSLPEGYEVILGNGGSTAFWDVATHGLIDTKSQHLNFGEFSSKFAKAAKLAPWLSDPTVIASDPGTHPEPQAEAGVDVYAFTHNETSTGVAAPVKRVAGADEGALVLVDATSGAGGLPVDITESDVYYFAPQKSFASDGGLWIGVFSPAALERAARIHASGRHVPEFFSLPTAIDNSLKNQTYNTPALSTLFLLNEQLKWMNTQGGLDFTTGRTAASSGHLYGWADESKYATPFVTDPAKRSQVIGTIDFADEIDAAAVAKVLRANGIVDTEPYRKLGRNQLRVAMFPAIDPADVQALTACIDFVIEKL, from the coding sequence GTGGCCGACATCCAGATTCCCGCTGACATCAAGCCCGCCGACGGACGCTTCGGCGCCGGTCCTTCCAAGGTGCGGACGGAGGCGCTCGACGCGCTGGCCGCCACCGGCACCTCTCTCCTCGGTACGTCCCACCGCCAGGCCCCGGTCAAGAACCTGGTCGGCGAGGTACGGGACGGTGTGCGCGCCCTCTTCTCCCTGCCCGAGGGGTACGAGGTCATCCTCGGCAACGGCGGCTCCACCGCCTTCTGGGACGTGGCGACGCACGGTCTGATCGACACGAAGTCCCAGCACCTGAACTTCGGCGAGTTCTCCTCCAAGTTCGCCAAGGCCGCGAAGCTCGCGCCCTGGCTGTCCGACCCCACCGTCATCGCCTCCGACCCGGGCACCCACCCGGAGCCGCAGGCGGAGGCGGGTGTCGACGTCTACGCCTTCACCCACAACGAGACCTCGACGGGTGTCGCGGCGCCGGTCAAGCGCGTCGCGGGCGCCGACGAGGGCGCGCTCGTCCTGGTGGACGCCACCTCGGGCGCGGGCGGCCTGCCGGTCGACATCACCGAGTCCGACGTCTACTACTTCGCCCCGCAGAAGTCCTTCGCCTCCGACGGCGGCCTGTGGATCGGCGTGTTCTCCCCGGCGGCGCTGGAGCGCGCGGCCCGGATCCACGCCTCGGGCCGGCACGTCCCGGAGTTCTTCTCGCTGCCGACCGCGATCGACAACTCGCTGAAGAACCAGACGTACAACACCCCGGCGCTGTCCACCCTCTTCCTGCTGAACGAGCAGCTGAAGTGGATGAACACCCAGGGCGGCCTGGACTTCACGACGGGCCGCACGGCCGCGTCCTCGGGCCACCTCTACGGCTGGGCCGACGAGTCGAAGTACGCCACCCCGTTCGTCACGGACCCGGCGAAGCGCTCGCAGGTCATCGGCACGATCGACTTCGCGGACGAGATCGACGCGGCGGCCGTCGCCAAGGTGCTGCGCGCCAACGGCATCGTGGACACCGAGCCGTACCGCAAGCTGGGCCGCAACCAGCTGCGCGTGGCGATGTTCCCGGCGATCGACCCGGCGGACGTGCAGGCGCTGACGGCGTGCATCGACTTCGTGATCGAGAAGCTCTAG